A genomic region of Papaver somniferum cultivar HN1 chromosome 7, ASM357369v1, whole genome shotgun sequence contains the following coding sequences:
- the LOC113296539 gene encoding uncharacterized protein LOC113296539, with the protein MPKSLGKLREIQEDYIALEELQDGTYDKVERGTSRGEYVVEPQNPPVPAQGAGRSNNGSTQFDKHRTGGWKGRDHSKHKKGKFIDPVYTKLNTAISEILKKIDGQHKITYPWNRSQQPEQTKNKTDFCEFHQFHIHTTDSCRDLKKALQDMINEGKIQEYIAQPTAPPTTGAPVHRVEIPHEAQYLGCNDMSHSAITTPVREGNITGRIHKQNFKGDEVFSVTREPPIEDWMRVPIIFSASEEPEGGQNHNDPLVVTMAVTLPEHEGEEAKTKTLPWAMPKILADGGSSVEILFYETFKQMGLKDECLIPSTYNIFGFNGLSTRPTGEITLEIRYGRILILTTFCVVDVLSPYTAIVGRSWVHGIKGVASTYHQRLRFPTPYGVTEIIGDSGEANIATRWTSKTARTK; encoded by the coding sequence ATGCCAAAAAGCTTGGGCAAATTAAGAGAAATCCAAGAGGACTACATAGCCTTGGAGGAACTCCAGGATGGAACTTATGATAAGGTGGAAAGAGGAACTAGTAGAGGAGAATACGTGGTAGAACCACAGAACCCACCAGTGCCAGCCCAAGGAGCAGGGCGATCCAACAATGGGTCAACCCAGTTCGACAAGCATCGGACTGGAGGATGGAAAGGAAGAGACCATTCCAAACATAAGAAGGGAAAGTTCATTGACCCAGTTTATACAAAATTGAATACCGCCATATCCGAGATCCTCAAGAAGATCGACGGACAACATAAAATCACTTATCCATGGAATAGAAGTCAGCAACCAGAACAAACTAAAAATAAGACTGACTTCTGTGAATTCCACCAATTTCACATCCACACGACAGACTCGTGTAGGGACTTAAAAAAGGCATTGCAAGATATGATTAATGAGGGAAAAATCCAAGAATACATTGCACAACCAACAGCCCCACCCACCACTGGGGCACCCGTACATCGTGTGGAGATCCCTCACGAGGCACAGTATTTAGGCTGCAATGACATGTCACACTCGGCGATAACCACCCCCGTACGAGAGGGAAATATTACCGGAAGAATTCACAAACAAAACTTCAAAGGTGATGAAGTTTTCAGTGTAACCAGAGAACCCCCAATTGAAGATTGGATGAGGGTACCCATCATCTTTTCAGCCTCGGAGGAACCAGAAGGAGGACAAAACCATAACGACCCactagtggtcacgatggccGTCACACTACCCGAACACGAGGGCGAGGAAGCAAAGACTAAAACACTACCCTGGGCAATGCCCAAAATTTTGGCCGATGGTGGTAGTTCTGTCGAAATATTAttctatgaaacattcaaacaaaTGGGCCTCAAAGACGAGTGCCTCATACCCTCGACTTACAATATATTTGGCTTCAACGGGTTATCAACCCGTCCAACAGGAGAAATAACATTAGAAATCCGGTATGGAAGAATCCTCATCTTAACCACTTTTTGTGTGGTAGATGTCTTGTCACCCTACACAGCCATTGTCGGACGATCCTGGGTCCAcggaatcaaaggagtggcctcAACTTACCATCAAAGGCTAAGATTTCCTACGCCTTATGGAGTGACAGAAATTATTGGAGACTCGGGTGAAGCAAATATTGCTACAAGATGGACGTCCAAAACGGCGAGAACAAAGTAA